Proteins encoded by one window of Enterococcus faecalis:
- a CDS encoding TetR/AcrR family transcriptional regulator has product MMAKKTDLRVQRTRKMIIEAFFKLVETKGYEAVTIQDIADEAMINRATFYAHFKDKQHLYDAIFTFTLSAFTAILDSQQLVNGNRVRVKHIEELLTQLYINIQENKSFFLTIMDNNFNEHFRKRLAEIIEEKYATIFSQLRITENDIDVPIDFVIEYMTSIFIGTLHWWITSETDMTPNHLAQLVIKLVGNGHLTVLGIELEK; this is encoded by the coding sequence ATGATGGCAAAGAAAACAGACCTTAGAGTACAACGAACCAGAAAAATGATTATTGAAGCTTTTTTTAAACTTGTAGAAACGAAAGGCTACGAAGCGGTGACGATTCAGGATATTGCTGATGAAGCTATGATTAATCGTGCGACTTTTTATGCTCATTTTAAAGACAAACAGCATTTATATGATGCAATCTTCACCTTTACGCTTAGTGCTTTTACCGCTATTCTTGATTCGCAACAACTGGTTAATGGCAACCGTGTCCGCGTGAAGCACATTGAAGAACTTCTGACGCAACTCTATATTAATATTCAAGAGAACAAATCTTTCTTCTTAACTATCATGGACAATAATTTCAACGAACACTTTCGAAAACGCTTAGCTGAAATTATCGAAGAAAAATATGCGACGATTTTTTCGCAGTTGCGTATTACCGAAAATGATATTGATGTACCGATAGATTTTGTTATTGAATATATGACCTCTATCTTCATCGGTACCCTTCATTGGTGGATTACTAGCGAAACGGATATGACACCCAACCACTTAGCCCAATTAGTTATCAAATTAGTTGGTAATGGTCATTTAACTGTCTTAGGCATCGAATTAGAAAAATAA